The genomic region GAAGCGGCAAAATGCCGGCCTTCTTTCCCTGAAGTACAGCGATGCAGGCGGATGGCAAATCGCCCACGGCGATGAATTCGAACCGGTCGCTATCATGAAGTCGACGGTGGTCACCCCTGTCGCCGTCTGGCTGCACGTCCAGAGCCGCCCGAAAACGGGATTTTTCGCTCGGAGCGATCGGGCATTCCTCGTCCCGTACGACTGCCTGGACGAGGACGGCTATCGGCGTTTGGTCGTCACTCTGAAAACCACCCTGGCTGAAAAAAGATAAACTTTTAGCTTTTTTCAGGACCGACGAAACTTGTATAATAGCCGGTTTGTTTCGGCAAGCCCGTCTTGCCGCTTCTGTCTGTTACCGCACGCATCAAGAGAACCTAATGGCACTGTACTGTGGAATCGTGGGCCTGCCCAATGTCGGCAAATCGACCTTATTCAATGCATTAACCCGGGCGAAAATCGCAGCCGAAAATTATCCGTTCTGTACGATCGATCCCAACGTCGGCGTCGTGCCGGTGCCGGACGGCCGCATGGACAAGCTGGCGGAAATCGTCAAGCCGGAACGCGTGGTGCCGACCACGATCGAATTCGTCGACATCGCGGGCCTCGTCGCCGGCGCTTCCAAAGGCGAAGGGCTGGGCAACCAGTTTCTCGGCAACATCCGCGAGACCGATGCGATCGCGCACGTGGTGCGCTGTTTTCATGACGATAACGTCGTGCACGTGGCCGGTAAAATCGATCCGATCTCGGACATCGAAGTCATCAACACCGAGCTGGCCCTGGCCGACATGGCGACCGTCGAAAAAGCTCTGCTGCGCACGGCCAAGGCCGCCAAATCCGGCAACAAGGACGAGCTGGCGAAAAAACAGGTGCTGGAGCGGGTGCTCAAGCAACTGAACGAAGGCGAACCGGTCCGGGCGCTGGGCCTGTCGGACGAGGAAAAGGCCTTGATCAGGGAACTCTGCCTGCTGACCGTCAAGCCGACCATGTACATCGCCAACGTTCAGGACGACGGCTTCGAGAACAACCCGTTGCTGGATAAAGTGCGGGCGCTGGCCGACAAGGAAGGCGCGCAGGTGGTGCCGATCTGTGCCGCCATCGAAGCCGAAATCGCTCTTTTGGACGATGAAGAAAAAAAGGAATTTCTCGACGATCTGGGACTGGAAGAGCCGGGCTTGAATCGGGTCGTCCGGGCCGGCTACGCCCTGCTCAATCTGGCCACCTATTTCACCGCCGGAGTCAAGGAGGTCAGAGCCTGGACCATTCCGGTCGGCGCTTCCGCGCCGCAGGCCGCGGGCGTGATCCACAGCGATTTCGAACGAGGTTTCATTCGCGCCGAAGTGATCGCCTACGAAGACTTTATCGCCTACAAAGGCGAGCAAGGCGCCAAGGATGCCGGAAAATGGCGACTTGAAGGCAAGGATTACGTCGTCAAGGACGGCGACGTCGTTCATTTTCGCTTCAATGTTTGACAAGAATTTCGGTAATATTTATAATTTCCGTTCTTTACAGACCTATCACATAGGGCGATGTAGCTCAGCCGGTTAGAGCGTGGGATTCATAACCCCAAGGCCGGTGGTTCGATCCCACCCATCGCCACCAAAGAATTCAAGGGCTTAGGTAATTTACCAAGCCCTTTTTTATTGCCTGCGGGACACTGGCGGCAACACATCACAACAATTTAGCCACGGTTTCCGTTGTTCTATTCGCTGCCCTTGATGCCGGATGTTTCTCTGGTCAGCTCTTCGTCCCGACCCGCCATCGAGACAAAATAATCTCGTATCCCAAAATGTTGACCCGCAAAATTTCGCTTCCTTTCCCGATAAACTCGGGCCAAATGAATCGCACTCTTGCCTTTGATATAACCAATCACTTGTGATACCGCGTACTTCGGTGGAATCGATATCAGCATGTGCACGTGATCCGGCAGCCAATGCCCTTCTTCAATTCGGCTTTCCTTCTGGCTGGCCAGCTTACGGAAAACTTCTCTCAAATACGGACGCAACTGCTTATATCAGGACCGGCGGCGACACTTGGGGATAAACGCCACATCATATTCACTCCCACTTGGAGTGGCTTAAACTTTCAGACTCGTTCATCCGGTTTCGCCTCTGTCGTGTGCTTGGCGGCTCACGACGGGAGTTTCCTGATGAACTCCACTGAATGTCAAACTTTTGCTGTCTCCCCGGTAGAGCCTGAGGATTTCTTATTTTTGGTTAAAAATACGTAACTATTCAGCGGAAATCACTGGCTTGTTTATAAGTGGTTTCAAAGTAAGGAAAACCAACTGTAGGAGCGACGCCAGTCGCGATAATCACCGCCCAAATCGCGACTGGCGTCGCTCCTACGAATACCGCTGAATAGTTACAAAAATACAAATAATACAATAGCTTTGTTTTTTATTAAAAGAATTGAGAACGCACCGTAGACTATTGCACAGTTATTCAACGGATTTTTTAAGTTCACGCATGGCGCATCAGCTCGGCAAGGTGGCTGATGGCTTCATCTATCTGTTCTGTTCTGTCCTGATCATGCCCAAGCCAAAAGCAAAGCCATTCTGCCCGTTTCCGGCAATCGGATACCGGTTCAGTGAATAAAGCCCGATGCCTATTGCTTCTGCTTGAGCAGCAATCGTTGCCGCCATTAAATTACCCTTAACCAATGCGCTTAGGTGCATGCCGCAATCGACCGGGATAGGTTCCAAGAGATCACAGCAATGGTTCGCGATGGCTTTTGTCAAAGCAGTACGTCGTTCCCCATAAACCTTGCGCATCTTGCGGATATGGCGAACCAAATGGCCTTCCGCAATAAAAGCGGCCAACGTTTCCTGTTCGAGAATGGGGCTATGACAAGAAACGCCTTCATGGCTTCGAATTTCTGTCGGGATTCAACGGCATGCCGTCGAAAATTTTTAACCGGCGTGTCGATTCGACTAACAGCCGTTCGACTAACAGTGAAAGAAATTTTTTCACTACTTCAATCTTAAAATAGGAGAACAATCATGGCTACTAAAACCAAACCCATCCCAGATGGCCACCACACTTTAAGCCCCTACCTGACAGTCCGGGGCGCGTCCGATGCGCTTGAGTTCTACAAAAAAGCATTTGGCGCTACCGAACTGTGCCGGCTCAATATGCCCGACGGAAAAATCGCCCACGGCGAGTTCAAAATCGGTGACTCGATCTTCATGATCTCGGACGAAAACCCAGGATGCAGCTCCACTTCCCCTGAAGCGCTCGGTGGCAGTCCGGTCACACTGCATCTCTACGTAACCGATGCGGACGCCACTTTTGCCGATGCCATCGAGGCGGGCGCCAAAGAAACCATGCCGCTGGATAACCAGTTTTGGGGAGATCGTATGGGCGGGCTGGTCGATCCTTTTGGCCATAACTGGCTGATCGCCACGCATGTAGAAGATGTCGATCCGAGTGAATTCCAAAGCCGAATGGAAGCTTGCTTCGCGGCAAAAACGGCTTGAGCTGGATTGTACATGGCCGTTGTTAACCCAACCCACGGAACGATTTAAACAACTTGGACAGAACTTAACGTGTAATTTTATAAGGAGGTGATGATGTCTAACTTAAACAAATTAAAACCGAACCCTGAACTGGACCTTCTATTTGAGCGCGTGGTGGATGTGCCGCGGAAGTTGTTGTGGGAGGCGTGGACAACACCTGAAAAACTGTTGCCGTGGTTTTGCCCATTACCTTGGAAGACTATTGCCTTTGAAATTGACCTGCGCCCCGGCGGGCGTTTTTACACCGTGATGCAATCGCCGGAAGGACAAACCTTCCCCAATGAGGTTGTTATTTGGAAATTATCGAAAACCAAAAGCTGATGTGGACGAATGCGCTCGAACCCGGCTTTCGCCCGGCCAAGCCGCTGGAAGCCAGCCCAGGCCATGAATGCGCCGAATTTTTCATGACGGCGACCATCGCGCTAGCGCCAGACGGCAACGGCACGAAATATACTGCGTTTGTGCAACACGCTAACGCAGAAGCGAGAATTAAACATGAAAAAATGGGCTTCAAAGAAGGCTGGGGGACTTGTCTTGATCAACTCGTGGCGATAATTAAGGCCATGTAAGCAACCGTTTTCAAAATATTTTTCACAGATTGCCGTTTATTCGGAGGAAATACTATGGTGACTCGAATCTTCGTCAACTTACCGGTAAAAAATCTCAATAAATCCGTCGAATTTTTCACCCAACTCGGCTACAGCTTCAACCAGCAGTTAGGCCGCACGAATGTATGAGGAGAACGTCATGAAAGAATCAGCAACTCCCAAAGTCGTTAGCCGTGATGAGTGGGAACGGGCTCGCGCTGAACTGCTAGTCCGCGAGAAAGAGCACACGCGTGCCGGCGACGAACTAGCCGCCGCTCGGAGGCGTCTCCCGATGGCGTCTCCCGATGACGCGGATGGAACCGGTCATGATCGTAGGTTCGGATGGCCCGGTCCGCCTTCACGATGTGTTCGAAGGCCGGCGCATGTTGATCGTGTATCACTTCATGTGGAACCCGGGCGCGCCTCACGAAAAACAATGTGAAGGCTGCACTCATAGTCAGGCGGCGATGAACTCGTCCGTTCGCGCCTACCTGGCCGAACGCGACGTGAACTACGCCGTCTTCAGCAGCGGCCCGTGGGCCGAGATCGCTGCTTATCGGGACTTTATGGGTTGGATGTCGCCGTGGTATTCGACGGCAGACTCCGGAGACGTGCTGGCGACCCGAAACGGGGGTGATCTCCGTTTCTACCTTCGGGTCGGCGACGAAGTGTTCGAATCGTATGAAACGAAGTGGCAGGGGATCGAGGCCATGTTGCCCACTCTCCAGTTGCTCGACCTCACTCCCTACGGTCGACAGGAGACGTGGGAGGACTCGCCGGTCGGCTGGCCGCAAGGGGACGAGGCTGGGTCATGGTGGCGGCGTGACGGCCGACCCGTTGCTCAATGGACGCGCACCAAGACGCCGGTCAAGTAGCGTTGCTGCTCGAACCCGTAGCTCGGTTTATACCTATATGATCGGTCCCTGGTGAACTCCATCGCTGCGGCCGAAACGCGGGCACGTACCGGTTTCGGTTCCGGAGTGGCCTCACGCTACGACAAAACTAGGAGGCGAGAGCGCGAACCTTGGGGCCGGCCGGGCGGGACGACATTCTACTTCGTCAACGACGGCCCGGAAAGCGCCCTTGAGCAGGCTAGAGAGTCTGCGGGCGGCCGCGATATTCGCATCTCGGGCGGCGCGGAAGTAATCCAGCAGTATTTAAACCTGGATGTAATCAATGAGCTGGAGATCGCACTAGCGCCAGTTATGTTCGGTCGAGGGCGACGCCTTTTCGATAATTTACGCGAGCCGTTGCCGCGGTTTCGAATTGACAAGGTGCTTGATAGTCCGGCTGCAACACACTTGCGCTATGTGCGTGAGTAAGGGCGGCCTAACCGTAGCGTTAACATCTTCACTTACTTACCTAAAACCAATTAAGGAGCCACTATGCCTACCCAAATTTTTGTCAACTTACCGGTAAAAAATCTGGATAAATCTATCGACTTCTTTACTCAACTTGGCTACAAATTTAATCCCCAGTTTACCGACGAAACCGCCACCTGCATGATAGTCAGTGACACCATCTTCGTCATGTTGTTGACGCACGAAAAATTCAAACAGTTCACCCCAAAAGCCATTTGCGACGCCACCAAGAACACCGAAGTACTGGTGTGCTTATCTTGCGAAAGCCGGGCAGATGTTGATGAGATGGTGCGTATAGCCGTTGACGCTGGCGGTACAACTTATAAAGAACCGCAAGATCACGGTTTTATGTATGCACATGGCTACCAGGATTTAGACGGGCATATTTGGGAGTTGATTTTTATGGAGCCTGAAACCGTAAAGTAAGCCTAATTGTAACTATTCAGCGAAAGCTGCGGAGGGGCAAGAGAGTTAACCGCCTTAACTGAAGGCATTGTTTCTTCGTAGAGGGCTTTAATCGCTTTTCGCTGAATAGTTACGAAAAAACTTAAACTTGAGGAGAAATAGTATGAATAGCAATCCAAGTAACCCCGTTGTCTGGTTTGAAATTTACGTGGAAAACATGGCGCGCGCCAAAACGTTCTACGAAGCCACTCTCGACGTTAAATTAGAAATAATGCAGCCCCCAACCGATGAAATGTGCAAGGAAGCGAACATGGAAATGTGGAGATTTCCGAAGCCAAAAGATAATGAAACCGCCATGACAACCCCGGGCGCAAACGGAATGCTGGTAAAAATGGAAGGCTACAAACCCGGAGTCGGCGGCACTCTGGCGTATTTTGGCTGTGAAGATTGCGGGGTAACCGCCGCGCGTGCCGCCAACAACGGCGGGCGCATCTGTAACGAAAAAATGTCTATAGGAGAGTATGGTTTTATTGCGCTGGTTCACGATACCGAAGGCAATATGATCGGCCTGCACTCCATGCAGTAAATTTCAAAACATGACATTCCTAATATTGAGATCATGCCCACAAAGGGCACTACAGCGGGACGGTTGTTACCCAGCCCGCCTTTTTGGAGAATTGATATGACAACACCAGCAAAAAATACGATTTGCCTTTGGTTTGACCGCGACGCCGAAGAAGCGGCACGGTTTTACGCCGCCACCTTTCCCGACTCATCTGTCGGTGCAGTGTACCGCGCACCGGGGGACTTTCCGTCCGGGAAGAAAGGCGATGTGTTGACGGTCGAGTTTACCGTGATGGGCATTCCGTGCCTCGGGCTCAACGGCGGGCCTGCGTTCAAGCACAGCGAAGCGTTCTCGTTTCAGGTTGCAACCACAGACCAAGCCGAAACGGATAAATATTGGAATGCTATCGTCGGCAATGACGGTCAAGAGAGCGAGTGCGGCTGGTGCAAGGACAAATGGGGCTTGTCTTGGCAGATCACGCCTCTGGCGCTAACCGAAGCGATTACTGATTCCGACCCCGCTGCCGCCAAACGCGCGTTCGATGCGATGATGACGATGCGCAAGATTGACATCGCCACAATCGAGGCGGCTCGGCGTAGCTGAAATGCAGGCGGTCCAACTTGCGTTCAAGCGGGACGCGCCTAAGCGTGGCGGTTTTGAAGGCTTATAGTAAGTTCGGCTTTGGTGGCTTCGCCAATTGTCCTTCATAGCCGCACCCTAGTAGTCAGTCAATTTAAATCAAAAGGATATATTGGGCTTGTAAGTCACTCTATAGTGGCATTGATGGTTACTGATTGAGGTCAAGCAATGCCAGCTCTTAAATACAAAGTCAATCTGACTGAAGACGAAAAGCGTGGCTTGGAAGCCATGATCAACAAAGGAAAAGCCGCGGCACGCCATCTGACACGCGCGCGAATTTTATTAAAAGCGGCAGCGGGTATTCAGGATAAAGACATTATCCAAGCTTTGGGTGTCTCGGAATCAATGGTGTTGACGACGCGCCAACGGTGTGTGGAAGAAGGCCCGGAAGCCGCCCTGAAAGAACGCCCCCGTCCAGGACGTGCCCCAAAACTGACGGAGAAGCAGGCCGCCCATATTATCGCCTTGGCTTGTAGTGAGGCGCCGACAGGGCATGATCACTGGACCTTGCGGTTGTTGGCGGACAAAGTGGTGGAATTAGCGTATGCCGACCGTTGCAGCTATGAAACCATCCGTCAGCTTTTAAAAAAACACTCTCAAACCCTGGCAGAAGCAAGAGTGGTGCATTCCCGAGGTGAGTGCTGAATTTGTCGCGGCGATGGAAGACGTGCTGGACCTTTATGAAGAACCCTACGATCCGTTGCGCCCGGTTGTGTGTTTCGACGAAAGTCCGAAGCAACTCATTGCGGAAGTCCGCCAACCTCTCCCGCCTGAGCCCGGTCAACCGGCCCGCTATGACACCGGCTATGAACGGAAAGGCGTCTGCGATTTGTTGATGATCTGCGAACCTAAACGCGGTTTTCGGCAGGTGGACATCACCGCGCGGCGGACCAAAATCGAATTCGCGCACAGCATGAAGCATATCGCTGAACTTTATCCGGACGCGGCGGTGATCCGGGTGGTGCTGGACAATCTGAATACCCATAAAATGGCGTCTTTGTATGAAGCCTTTCCAGCAGAGCAAGCCCGTGAATTGGCGCGACGGCTGGAGTTCCACTACACGCCCAAGCATGGCAGTTGGCTAAACATCGCTGAGATCGAACTGGCCGTCTTGTCGAACATGTGTTTATCACAGCGGATACCGGACACAGAGAGCCTCCGGCGTGAGGTCGAAGCCAATATCCTACCGCGCAACACCAAGGCGACGCCCGTCAATTGGCGATTTACGACGCAACAGGCACGACGTAAACTGGCTCGCCTGTATCCTTGTGTTTCTTCGTGACTGACTACTAGTTTTAGTCGGTATCAGGAGTCAGCATTGATGAGCATTATACACAGCATTTTTCTACGCATGTTCGGTCGTCCGAAGGGTATCCTGGGAAAATTAGGCGGCATTATCATGGTGCGCACGAATCAGAAATGCGCTGCGTGGGTAATTGGCTTGCTCGACATTCAAGCGCACGACAGAATCCTGGAGGTTGGGTTCGGGCCTGGAGCAGGCATTCAGCTTCTAGTCAAATCGGCATCCGCAGGCTATGTTGCCGGCGTGGATTATTCTACGGAGATGGTCGAACAAGCCACCACTCGCAATGCGGAAGCAATTGAAAGTGGCCGGTGCGACTTACGGCACGGCTCTGTGGAGTGTTTGCCTTTTGAAGACAATTCTTTCGATAAGGCAATGGCAATTAACTCCATGCAAGTCTGGCCAGATGCTTCGGCGGGGCTACAAGAAATGCAGCGAGCCCTCAAGCCGGGTGGCAGAATAGCGCTTGGTTTTACCCCCTATTCAGGGCAACCGCAGGACGGAGTGCCGGAACGGCTCACCGCTGCAGGCTTCACGGATGCGCACATAGTGGCGACAGAGCTGGGTTTCTGTGCGTTGGCGGTCAAGCCCTGACCAAGGTTCAAAGGTATGCAGGCGAAGGTTCTGGAACCGTAGCAAGCAGAGCATAACCACAGGGTTGCGCAGGAGGATATTAAAGTGGCAACAGAACTTCATGGTGAACTATTCAAAACTCTCAAAGATCGGTTCGCGAAAAACATGCGTCGTCATACTGGAATCGACTGGGGGCCAGTGCAGGCGAAATTGGAGGCGAGCCCTGAAAAAATCCAGGCACTTTATGAAATGGAACGTACCGGCGGCGAACCGGACGTCGTTAGTTATGACGGGAATACGGGTGAGTTCGTCTTCTGTGATTGTTCGCCTG from Methylosarcina fibrata AML-C10 harbors:
- a CDS encoding protein YgfX; the protein is MTQSAGQPLIAACRPSSMLKRTVMAAHGLALAACLANALPVLYKMMLSIAVAGHLYHALKRQNAGLLSLKYSDAGGWQIAHGDEFEPVAIMKSTVVTPVAVWLHVQSRPKTGFFARSDRAFLVPYDCLDEDGYRRLVVTLKTTLAEKR
- the ychF gene encoding redox-regulated ATPase YchF gives rise to the protein MALYCGIVGLPNVGKSTLFNALTRAKIAAENYPFCTIDPNVGVVPVPDGRMDKLAEIVKPERVVPTTIEFVDIAGLVAGASKGEGLGNQFLGNIRETDAIAHVVRCFHDDNVVHVAGKIDPISDIEVINTELALADMATVEKALLRTAKAAKSGNKDELAKKQVLERVLKQLNEGEPVRALGLSDEEKALIRELCLLTVKPTMYIANVQDDGFENNPLLDKVRALADKEGAQVVPICAAIEAEIALLDDEEKKEFLDDLGLEEPGLNRVVRAGYALLNLATYFTAGVKEVRAWTIPVGASAPQAAGVIHSDFERGFIRAEVIAYEDFIAYKGEQGAKDAGKWRLEGKDYVVKDGDVVHFRFNV
- a CDS encoding aminotransferase-like domain-containing protein — protein: MAAFIAEGHLVRHIRKMRKVYGERRTALTKAIANHCCDLLEPIPVDCGMHLSALVKGNLMAATIAAQAEAIGIGLYSLNRYPIAGNGQNGFAFGLGMIRTEQNR
- a CDS encoding VOC family protein; the protein is MATKTKPIPDGHHTLSPYLTVRGASDALEFYKKAFGATELCRLNMPDGKIAHGEFKIGDSIFMISDENPGCSSTSPEALGGSPVTLHLYVTDADATFADAIEAGAKETMPLDNQFWGDRMGGLVDPFGHNWLIATHVEDVDPSEFQSRMEACFAAKTA
- a CDS encoding dihydrofolate reductase family protein — encoded protein: MNSIAAAETRARTGFGSGVASRYDKTRRREREPWGRPGGTTFYFVNDGPESALEQARESAGGRDIRISGGAEVIQQYLNLDVINELEIALAPVMFGRGRRLFDNLREPLPRFRIDKVLDSPAATHLRYVRE
- a CDS encoding VOC family protein; translated protein: MPTQIFVNLPVKNLDKSIDFFTQLGYKFNPQFTDETATCMIVSDTIFVMLLTHEKFKQFTPKAICDATKNTEVLVCLSCESRADVDEMVRIAVDAGGTTYKEPQDHGFMYAHGYQDLDGHIWELIFMEPETVK
- a CDS encoding VOC family protein yields the protein MNSNPSNPVVWFEIYVENMARAKTFYEATLDVKLEIMQPPTDEMCKEANMEMWRFPKPKDNETAMTTPGANGMLVKMEGYKPGVGGTLAYFGCEDCGVTAARAANNGGRICNEKMSIGEYGFIALVHDTEGNMIGLHSMQ
- a CDS encoding VOC family protein, which gives rise to MTTPAKNTICLWFDRDAEEAARFYAATFPDSSVGAVYRAPGDFPSGKKGDVLTVEFTVMGIPCLGLNGGPAFKHSEAFSFQVATTDQAETDKYWNAIVGNDGQESECGWCKDKWGLSWQITPLALTEAITDSDPAAAKRAFDAMMTMRKIDIATIEAARRS
- a CDS encoding IS630 family transposase (programmed frameshift) — encoded protein: MPALKYKVNLTEDEKRGLEAMINKGKAAARHLTRARILLKAAAGIQDKDIIQALGVSESMVLTTRQRCVEEGPEAALKERPRPGRAPKLTEKQAAHIIALACSEAPTGHDHWTLRLLADKVVELAYADRCSYETIRQLLKKHSLKPWQKQEWCIPEVSAEFVAAMEDVLDLYEEPYDPLRPVVCFDESPKQLIAEVRQPLPPEPGQPARYDTGYERKGVCDLLMICEPKRGFRQVDITARRTKIEFAHSMKHIAELYPDAAVIRVVLDNLNTHKMASLYEAFPAEQARELARRLEFHYTPKHGSWLNIAEIELAVLSNMCLSQRIPDTESLRREVEANILPRNTKATPVNWRFTTQQARRKLARLYPCVSS
- a CDS encoding class I SAM-dependent methyltransferase, yielding MSIIHSIFLRMFGRPKGILGKLGGIIMVRTNQKCAAWVIGLLDIQAHDRILEVGFGPGAGIQLLVKSASAGYVAGVDYSTEMVEQATTRNAEAIESGRCDLRHGSVECLPFEDNSFDKAMAINSMQVWPDASAGLQEMQRALKPGGRIALGFTPYSGQPQDGVPERLTAAGFTDAHIVATELGFCALAVKP